In Molothrus aeneus isolate 106 chromosome 4, BPBGC_Maene_1.0, whole genome shotgun sequence, the following are encoded in one genomic region:
- the SPR gene encoding sepiapterin reductase produces the protein MERAPGAGAGAGAGAGPGPGPGPGPGPGSGPGPGPGSGSGSGSGRWAATACVVTGASRGFGHSLARLLAPQLGPGSVLMLLARSADALAELATELRAGATGSATGSGPESGPGSSGLRVQCVPADLGSEEGLRRAGAALRELLRDASFGRLLLVNNAGSLGDISKSFLDLTDLEEINAYFSFNISSALCLTSTALRAFGARPGCSRTVVNISSLCALEPFPSWALYCSGKAARDMMFRVLALEEPGVRVLNYAPGPLDTDMQLLARSKTGDPGLRQHFQRLQEQGQLIPSSVSAQKLLQLLQEDSFPSGAHVDFFDI, from the exons ATGGAGCGGGCaccgggagcgggagcgggagcgggagcgggagcgggaccgggaccgggaccgggaccgggaccgggaccgggatcgggaccgggaccgggaccgggatcgggatcgggatcgggatcggggcGCTGGGCCGCCACCGCCTGCGTGGTGACGGGCGCTTCCCGCGGCTTCGGCCACAGCCTGGCGCGACTGCTGGCGCCGCAGCTCGGGCCCGGCTCggtgctgatgctgctggcgCGCTCCGCGGATGCGCTGGCCGAGCTGGCGACCGAGCTGCGCGCCGGGGCCACCGGCAGTGCCACCGGGAGCGGCCCCGAGAGCGGCCCCGGCAGCAGCGGGCTGCGGGTGCAGTGCGTGCCCGCTGACCTGGGCTCCGAGGAGGGGCTGCGGAGGGCGGGCGCTGCCCTGCGGGAGCTGCTGCGGGACGCGTCCTTCGGCCGCCTGCTGCTGGTCAACAACGCCG GCTCCTTGGGAGACATCTCCAAATCCTTCCTGGACCTCACCGACCTGGAGGAGATCAACGCCTACTTCTCCTTCAACAtcagctctgccctctgcctGACCTCCACGGCCCTGAGGGCCTTTGGGGCAcggccaggctgcagcaggaccgTGGTGAACATCTcatccctgtgtgccctggagcccttccccagctgggCCCTGTACTGCTCTGGGAAGGCTGCCAGGGACATGATGTTCCGTGTGCTGGCCCTGGAGGAGCCTGGAGTCCGTGTGCTCAACTATGCCCCAG ggcCTCTGGACACGGACATGCAGCTCCTGGCCCGGAGCAAGACTGGGGACCCTGGGCTGCGCCAGCacttccagaggctgcaggagcaggggcagctcaTCCCAAGCTCTGTGTCAGCCCagaagctgctccagctcctgcaggaggatTCCTTTCCCTCCGGAGCACACGTGGATTTCTTTGACATCTGA